The Haloterrigena turkmenica DSM 5511 genome includes the window AGAGCGTCCGGAAGACGGGGCGGCTAGTGGTCGCCGACGAGAGCCCCCTCTCCTACGGCGTCCACGCCGAGATCGTCAGCCGCGTCCAAGAGGAGGCGTTCTTCAGCCTCGACGCCCCGATCCAGCGGATCGGGACGCCGGACACTCACATGCCGTTCAGTCCCCCGCTCGAGCAGGAGGTCCTCCCCGACGGCGACGACGTCCGGGAGGCGATCGAGCTGATCACGTAGCGATGGCAGCGAGCCACGGGGCCGACGCGTGACCCGCGTCGGACTCATCGCGAACCCGGCTGCCGGTCGCGACATCCGGCGGCTCACCGGCGGCGCGAGCGTCGTCGACAACTACGCCAAGCGCCGCGTCGCCGAGTGCGTCCTCGAGGGGCTGGCCGTCGTCGCCGAGCCGCCTGACGTCGCGGTCATGCCCGACCGGAGCGGGATCGCCGACCACGCCGTTTCCGAGGCGCCCGACGACCTCGCGGTCGAACGCGTGGAGATGACGGTCGAGGAGTCGGCCGCGGACACGCGACGGGCGGCCGCGCGCTTCCGCGAGAGCGCCGATGCCGTCGTCGTCCTCGGCGGCGACGGCACCACCCGCGACGTCGCGCTCGAGATCGGCGACGTTCCGCTGGTTTCCGTCTCGACGGGGACGAACAACGTCGTGCCGACGCCGGTCGACGGCACCGTCGCTGGGGCGGCCGCGGCCGCGGTCGCGACCGGCGCCGCGGACGCCGACGCGGTAACCGATCGGCACGGGCGGATCGACGTTCGAGCGGACGACGTCAACGGCGAGAAGCGACTCACCGGACTGGCGGCGGTCGAGATCACGGACCGATCGTTCGTCGGCACGCGGGCCGTCATCGATCCGTCGGAACTGATCGGCGGCGTCGTCTCGCGGGCGCACCCGAGCGATATCGGCCTCGGGAGCGTCGCCGGCTGCCTCGAGCCGCTGGCGCCCGACGCGCCGGGCGGCGTCGCACTTCGCCTCGACGATCCCGAGGTGACGGCACGATCGGTCTCGGCGATCGTCGCGCCCGGGATGACGGCGACGATCGGAGTCGCCGAGCGCGACCGGCTGGAGTGGGACGAGCCGGCGACCTTCGACGTGTCGGACGTCGTCGTCGGCGCGGACGGCGAGCGCGAACTCGAGGTCGTGGACGCGACGGTCGAGATGACGCCGACCGCCGACGGGCCGCGACTCGTGGACGCCGACGCCGCGCTCGGCGCCGCCGTCGAGGCGGGCGCGCTGGTCCGCGACGGCCCGCTGCTCGAGGAGCGGTAGCGACTCTCGTTTTCGCGACTACTCTCGGCCGCGGTACGACCCGAGAACGAGTTCCGACGCTCGCTCGGCCCGTTCGAACAGTTGCTCGAGGAACGCGGCCGCCTCGTTGCCGCCGATCGCGCGTGCGTCGTAGGTCAGCGTCGCGACCACGAGCGGCTCGAGGGTCACGTCGTTACCGTTCGAAACGGCTCGCTGCCCGGTCGGATCGACCTCGAGGGTCGCGACGGACGGCGGATTGACGAGTCGCCCGTCCGCCTCGGTCTCGGCGGCGTTCGCGACGGTGAACGTGGCCCGCTCGTCGGAGGTGGCGGCGTCCGCGTCGTCGCCGTCGACCGCCCGCCGCGCCTCGACGACCTCCGAAAGCGAGCGGTTCCGAGCGTCCGGGACGACCACGGAGACCGGCCCGTCCTCGCTCCCGGCGACGAGCGCGACATTTTGCCGCTCTCGGACCTGATGGGTCGATTCCGCGTACGTTCCGTTCAGCACTGGGTGGTCGGTGAGCGTCGCCGAGGCGAGAACGACCAGCAGGTCGGTCATCGTGACCTCGTCTTCGAAGGCCGTCCGCACCGCTTCGGTCGCCTCGAACAGCGCGTTCGCGGCCGCCGGCGCGGCGACGGCCGTCGTCCGGTGGTACCGATCCGTCAGCGGGTCCCCGGGTTCGATCCGGCGGACGCCGGCGGCGTCGGTCGGTGCCGCCGGTACTTCGACGCCGGCCGTTGCCTCGCTCCCGGCTTCGGCTCCGGCCGCAGCGGTAGTCTCCACCTCTGGCGCCGATTCGGCCGCCGCCTCCACGTCGTCCTCGGTGACCGATCCCATCGGCCCGGTCCCCTCGACCGCCGTCAGATCGACCTCGAGTTCCTCCGCTCGTTTCCTCGCGCGGGGCGAGGCCTTGATCTCTTCGCCCTCCGTCGATTCGGCCGCGGTCGCCTCCGCCTCCGCATCCGCTTCGGAAGCCGATTCCGCCGCGGCCTCGACGTCCTCTTCGGTGATCGACCCCATCGGGCCCGTCCCCTCGACCGCTGTCAGATCGACCTCGAGTTCCTCGGCGCGCTTTCGCGCGCGCGGAGACGCCTTGAGGTCCTCGGACGCCCCGTCCGACCCGCCGCTGGAGGGCTGCGCGGCGGCCGCGTCGCCGCCGTCGGCGCCGTTCGCCTCGGGCGTCGCGTCCGCGTCTCCCGCTGTGGCCGCGTCCGACGCCGCGTCGGCGTCCGGACCGGCGGCCGCGGCGATCTCGGGAGCTTCTTCCTCGAGTTCGGCCTCGGCGTCGGCCCGCAGGTCCGAGATGTCGGCGTCCGGCGCCGCCAGGATGCCGATCGGCGTTCCCGGCGGTACCTCCTCGCCCTCCTCGACGTAGACGTGCCGGAGCGCCCCGGACCCGCGGGCGTCGACCTCGCCGATGCTCTTCTCCGACTCGACCTCGACGAGGACGTCGCCTTCGTCGACGGTCTCCCCTTCGTCGACGGTCCACTCGAGGACGACCCCGCGTTCCATCTCGAGACCCAGCTTTGGCATCTTGATAACGTATCCCATGACACCGATACGCATCACATCCCGTTACTAAAACGTATCTCCCGTCCCGCGGTTTCGGACGGTGAGGGAGTCGGCCGTCAGCGGACCGCGCCCCCGACCGCCGCTCCGACCTCATCGATCGCCTCTCGTGCACGATCGAGTTCCGGATCGTCGAGCATCGGCAGGAATCCGTGGATCATCTCGTCGTACTCGAGGTGCCGAGCGGGAACACCGGCGTCCTCAAGTCGATCGACGAACGCACGTCCGTCGTCCCGAACCGGATCGAAGCCGGCCGTCACGACGAGCGACGGCGGCATCCCCTCGAGGGTCGCCCGAATCGGTGACGCGTAGGGGTGGCGCCCGTCCAGTTCGCTCCGGAGATACCCCTGCCAGAACCGCTTCATATCCTCGCGGGTGAGGAAGTAGCCCTGCGCGTTCTCCTCGTAGGAGTCCGTGTCGAACGCGTAGTTCGTCGGCGGATAGAGCAGCGTCTGGTGGTCGATCGTCGGCCCGTCCCGATCGCGGGCGAGCAGCGCCACACCCGCGGCGAGCGTGCCGCCGGCGCTCTCCCCGCAGGTGGCGAGCGCGTCCGTCGTGGCGCCGATCGCCGCCGCGTTATTCGCGACCCATCGCGTCGCGGCGTAACAGTCCTCCAGCGCCGCCGGGAACCGGTGTTCGGGCGCGAGCCGGTAGTCGACGGCGACCACGACGCAGTCCGTCGCGTCGGTGAGCGCCCGACAGAGCGCGTCGTGGGTCTCGAGATCGCCGAGGATCCAGCCGCCGCCGTGGTAGAACAACAGCGGCGGAAACGGTCCGTCGCCCGACGGCGCGTAGATCCGGATCGGGATCTCGCCGGCCGGACCGGGCACCGTCCGGTCCGTCACGGAGCCGACTGCGTCGACCGGCTCGTCGGGAACGGTGAGTTCGCGGTACGTCTCCCGGGCCGCCTCGAGCGAGAGGCGATAGAGCGGCGGGAGCCCCCGGTCCGACAGGTCGTGGAGAAACGCTTCGACCTGGGAATCGAGCAATACTGACATGGTATGGCACACCATCCATGTGTGCCCGTATAAGTCCACCTCCGGTCCGACTGAGTCCTACGGAGGCAAGATGGTGTACGGACGAACCGTTTTCCAGTATTTTGGACAACATTCATCGAGGTTATCAGATATGAAACGCTGGGAACGGAATCTGTAATCATTAATCACGGGCAATTTTTCGTGAACCTTCCGGACGAATTGGGTAACGTAGGCGAGATAAAATGGATGGTTGTTCATTCTTCACGATAGATCTATGGCAATGTATAGCAAAGGCTTTAGGTCACGTAGAGCAAAATCCTGGTACGGTCGGCCCACCGGCCACTGATTTCACTATGAGCGACGAACTTATCTGGCGAATCGCGGGCGGTTCCGGCGACGGAATCGACTCGACGAGCCAGAACTTTGCCAAGGCGCTAATGCGCTCGGGGCTCGACGTATTCACCCATCGTCACTATCCGTCGCGAATTCGCGGCGGCCACACCTACGTCGAGATCCGGGCCGCAGATCGGGAGGTACAGTCACGGGGAGACGGGTACAACTTCCTGCTGTCACTGGGCGACTCGTTCGCTCGGAACCCGCAGGAGGAGGCCTACTACGGCAACGAGGAGATCAAGCCCCTCTCGGAGAACCTGGACGAACTCCGCGAAGGCGGAATCATCGTCTACGACGAGGGTCTGATCAGCGAGGAGGACGTCGAGGCCGTCAACCTCCACGAGCGCGCGGAGGAGAACGACTGGCACGTCTTCCCGGTGGATCTCCGAGGGCTCGCCAAGGAGCACGGCCGCGAGGTCATGCGCAACACCGCCGGCGTGGGTGTGACGGCGGCGCTGCTCGACATGGAACTCGAGCACATCGAGGACCTGATGTCCGATGCTATGGGCGGAGACATCCTCGAGGCGAACCTCGAGATCCTCCACGAGGCCTACGAGATGACTCGGGAGGAACACGACTTCGAACACGACCTTCGCGTGCCCGAGGGCTCTCACGAGACCGAGCAGGCGCTGCTGTCGGGCTCGAACGCGATCGCCTACGGCGCGATCGACGCGGGCTGTCGGTTCATCGCCGGCTACCCGATGACGCCGTGGACGGACGTGTTCACCATCCTCAGCCAGAACTTCCCCGATATGGGCGGAGTCTCTGAACAGGTCGAGGACGAGATCGCCGCGGCCGCGCTCGCGGTCGGTGCGAGCCACGCCGGCGTCAAGGCCATGTCCGGGTCGTCCGGGGGTGGCTTCGCGCTGATGAGCGAACCGCTCGGCCTCGCGGAGATGACCGAGACGCCGCTGGTCCTCGTCGAGTCGATGCGTGCCGGTCCCTCGACCGGGATGCCGACCAAGCCCGAACAGGCCGACTTGGAGCACGTCCTCTACACGAGCCAGGGTGACTCCCAGCGCGTCGTCTTCGCGCCCGGGAACATCGAAGAGGCCTACGAGCAGACGCGACTGGCCTTCGAGATCGCCTGGGACTACCAGATCCCGGCGATCGTCATCTACGACCAGAAGCTCTCCGGTGAGAACACCAACGTCGACGTCGAGTTCTTCGACCGCGATCCGCAGCCGGATCTCGGCTCGACGCTGACCGAGGAGGAACTCCGGGAGGCCGCACACGACAACTCCGGGAAGTTCAAGCGATTCAACCACGAGGACGCCGAAAACGGCGTCTCACCGCGCTCGATCCCCGGCCAGAAGGGCGGACGCTACCTCGCGACCGGGAACGAGCACAGTCCCGTCGGGCACATCGAGGAGGACCCCGACAACCGCGTCGCCCAGATGGAGCGTCGCCTCGAGAAACTCGAGTCGATCCGCGCGGAGCTCGACGAGGAACGGGACTCGACCCAGACCTACTACGGTCCGGAAGACGCCGACTACGGCATCATCACCTGGGGCTCCACCCAGGGTGCCGTCGCGGAGGCCATCGAGCGCCTGAATGCGCAAGGTCACTCGGTAAAAGGAATCAGCGTCTCCGACATGATGCCCTTCGCCGAGAAGGAAGTGACGGAGTTCCTCGAGAGCGTCGACGAGGCGATGGTCGTCGAGATGAACGCCACCGCGCAGTTCCGCGGTCTGATCCAAAAGGAACTGGGCCGCTTCGGCGACAAGATGACCAGCCTGCTGAAGTTCAACGGCAACCCCTTCGAACCCGCCGAGATCGTCGAGGGCTACGAGGTCAACCTCGCCGACGAGGACCGTCAGCCAACCGCACAGGTACGAATCGAACCCGCTGCAGGTGACTAACCAATGAGTGCATTCAACGCGATCGGTGAGGAACGCGAGATCGACCGGGACGAGTACACCCCCGGTGTCGAACCGCAGCCGACCTGGTGTCCGGGCTGTGGCGACTTCGGCGTCCTGAAGTCGCTGAAACAGGCGCTTCCCGAAGTCGGGAAGACCCCCGAAGAGGTGCTGACCGTCACCGGGATCGGCTGTTCGGGCAAGCTGAACAGCTACCTGGACACGTACGGTTTCCACACGATTCACGGCCGCTCGCTGCCCGTCGCACGGGCCGCGAAGCTCGCCAACCCCGAACTCGAGGTCATCGCCGCGGGCGGTGACGGCGACGGGTACGGGATCGGTGGCAACCACTTCATCCACACGGCCCGCGAGAACCACGACATCACGTACATCGTGTTCAACAACGAGATCTTCGGGCTGACGAAGGGCCAGACCTCGCCCACGAGCCCGAAGGGTCACAAGTCCAAGACCCAGCCCTCGGGCAGCGCGAAGACGCCGCTGCGGCCCCTGTCGCTGTCGCTGACCGCCGGCGCGAGCTACGTCGCCCGCACCGCCGCGGTCAACCCGAACCAGGCCAAGGAGATCATCGCGGAGGCCATCGAACACGACGGCTTCGCCCACGTCGACTTCCTGACCCAGTGTCCGACCTGGAACAAGGACGCCCGCCAGTACGTCCCCTACATCGACGTCCAGGAGTCCGACGACTACGACTTCGACATCCACGACCGCGCGGAGGCCGCCGAGATGATGCGCGAGACCGAGGACGTCCTCAACGAGGGCACCGTCCTGACGGGACGGTACTACGTCGAGGACGACCGTCCCTCCTACTCTCAGGAGAAACACGCCGTCGGCGAGATGCCCGACCAGCCGCTGGCCGAGCGCTACTTCGATGACGACGCCGAGTGGGAGCGCAGTTACGACCTGCTCGAGCGCCACACGTAACGACGTTCCCGCGGTCAGGGGCGCCGTTCGTACCAATTTCGCCGTTTTTTCGCGGTTCGCTTCGACCGTCGCGAGCGTCCGCTATTCGCAGTCGTCGTCGATCGACTCGGCGACCGACAGCGCCGTCTCGCGCTCGACCGACGCGGTCGTGAAGACGAAGTACGTCCGCTCGCCGCAGGGCCACTCGACGGTCGTCCCGAGATCGCTCTCGGCGACGGTCCCGGACGCGCCGTCGACGGTGACCGCCTCGCCGGCGACGTCGAACGGCCGGGGGCCGTTGCAGGCGCCGACCCGGATCGACTCGCCGACGCTCTCGTCGCCGGCGTACCTGACCGAGACCTCCCGCAGGTCGTCCGCGTACGGGTAGTCTGCGACGGCGGCCGTCGCGCGAGCGAAGCGCTCCGGTAGGCGAGTCGGTTCCGCCATCGTAACTCCTGCGTCGGCCTCCGCGTCCGCGAGCGTGTCGTACCGGTCGAGGTAGGGGAAGACGTGTTCCTCGACGAGGGCGTCGTCAGGTGGGTCGAGCGCGAACAGATCGTCCGCGACCGGTTCGTTCAGCGAGAGCGACGTGTAGATCGCGTCGTAATCGACGGCGTCAGTTTCGACGACCTGTTTGACCGGGAACAGCGTCTCCCGGTCGAACCAGACGTCGATCCGCTCGACGGTCTCCTGCAGTTCGGTCGTCTCTCGCTCTTCCGTCTCGAGCGGGATCACGAACTCCGTGTTGCCGACGAGGACGCCGATCGAGCGCTCGACGGTCTCGTCCGGCGGCGGGTCGAACCGGACCAGGTAGACGTCTCGACCGTCGAGCGTCGTCTCCTCGCGCACCTGCGACTCGAGTTGGTCGAAGTACGTCGTCGTCTCGCCGTAGATGTACTCGATGTGGCTCTCGCCGCTCATCTCGGAGTCCAGCACCGCGATGCGGTTTCGCTCAAGGTCGTGAAACCAGGCCCGTTCCCCGTCGTCGACGTTCCGAAAGGTGGCGTCGTCGCTGGTCCCTTCGACGTACGTTTCGCCGCTGGCGCGCGCCGTGATCTCGTCCACGATGACGCTCGTCGTCCCGTCGCGGTCGAACGTCGTCTCGACGGTCCCGACCATCGTTTCCGGTCGGTCGAGGTCGCTCAGTTCGCGTTCGATCTCCGCGGCCGTCGTCGCGTCGGCGCCGCTCGGGCGGAGACAGCCCGCCGTCGCGGCCGGTAACACACCGGCACCGAGCGCGACGACCCCCCG containing:
- a CDS encoding NAD(+)/NADH kinase is translated as MTRVGLIANPAAGRDIRRLTGGASVVDNYAKRRVAECVLEGLAVVAEPPDVAVMPDRSGIADHAVSEAPDDLAVERVEMTVEESAADTRRAAARFRESADAVVVLGGDGTTRDVALEIGDVPLVSVSTGTNNVVPTPVDGTVAGAAAAAVATGAADADAVTDRHGRIDVRADDVNGEKRLTGLAAVEITDRSFVGTRAVIDPSELIGGVVSRAHPSDIGLGSVAGCLEPLAPDAPGGVALRLDDPEVTARSVSAIVAPGMTATIGVAERDRLEWDEPATFDVSDVVVGADGERELEVVDATVEMTPTADGPRLVDADAALGAAVEAGALVRDGPLLEER
- a CDS encoding E3 binding domain-containing protein, coding for MGYVIKMPKLGLEMERGVVLEWTVDEGETVDEGDVLVEVESEKSIGEVDARGSGALRHVYVEEGEEVPPGTPIGILAAPDADISDLRADAEAELEEEAPEIAAAAGPDADAASDAATAGDADATPEANGADGGDAAAAQPSSGGSDGASEDLKASPRARKRAEELEVDLTAVEGTGPMGSITEEDVEAAAESASEADAEAEATAAESTEGEEIKASPRARKRAEELEVDLTAVEGTGPMGSVTEDDVEAAAESAPEVETTAAAGAEAGSEATAGVEVPAAPTDAAGVRRIEPGDPLTDRYHRTTAVAAPAAANALFEATEAVRTAFEDEVTMTDLLVVLASATLTDHPVLNGTYAESTHQVRERQNVALVAGSEDGPVSVVVPDARNRSLSEVVEARRAVDGDDADAATSDERATFTVANAAETEADGRLVNPPSVATLEVDPTGQRAVSNGNDVTLEPLVVATLTYDARAIGGNEAAAFLEQLFERAERASELVLGSYRGRE
- a CDS encoding alpha/beta hydrolase, whose amino-acid sequence is MSVLLDSQVEAFLHDLSDRGLPPLYRLSLEAARETYRELTVPDEPVDAVGSVTDRTVPGPAGEIPIRIYAPSGDGPFPPLLFYHGGGWILGDLETHDALCRALTDATDCVVVAVDYRLAPEHRFPAALEDCYAATRWVANNAAAIGATTDALATCGESAGGTLAAGVALLARDRDGPTIDHQTLLYPPTNYAFDTDSYEENAQGYFLTREDMKRFWQGYLRSELDGRHPYASPIRATLEGMPPSLVVTAGFDPVRDDGRAFVDRLEDAGVPARHLEYDEMIHGFLPMLDDPELDRAREAIDEVGAAVGGAVR
- a CDS encoding 2-oxoacid:acceptor oxidoreductase subunit alpha, giving the protein MSDELIWRIAGGSGDGIDSTSQNFAKALMRSGLDVFTHRHYPSRIRGGHTYVEIRAADREVQSRGDGYNFLLSLGDSFARNPQEEAYYGNEEIKPLSENLDELREGGIIVYDEGLISEEDVEAVNLHERAEENDWHVFPVDLRGLAKEHGREVMRNTAGVGVTAALLDMELEHIEDLMSDAMGGDILEANLEILHEAYEMTREEHDFEHDLRVPEGSHETEQALLSGSNAIAYGAIDAGCRFIAGYPMTPWTDVFTILSQNFPDMGGVSEQVEDEIAAAALAVGASHAGVKAMSGSSGGGFALMSEPLGLAEMTETPLVLVESMRAGPSTGMPTKPEQADLEHVLYTSQGDSQRVVFAPGNIEEAYEQTRLAFEIAWDYQIPAIVIYDQKLSGENTNVDVEFFDRDPQPDLGSTLTEEELREAAHDNSGKFKRFNHEDAENGVSPRSIPGQKGGRYLATGNEHSPVGHIEEDPDNRVAQMERRLEKLESIRAELDEERDSTQTYYGPEDADYGIITWGSTQGAVAEAIERLNAQGHSVKGISVSDMMPFAEKEVTEFLESVDEAMVVEMNATAQFRGLIQKELGRFGDKMTSLLKFNGNPFEPAEIVEGYEVNLADEDRQPTAQVRIEPAAGD
- a CDS encoding thiamine pyrophosphate-dependent enzyme, which encodes MSAFNAIGEEREIDRDEYTPGVEPQPTWCPGCGDFGVLKSLKQALPEVGKTPEEVLTVTGIGCSGKLNSYLDTYGFHTIHGRSLPVARAAKLANPELEVIAAGGDGDGYGIGGNHFIHTARENHDITYIVFNNEIFGLTKGQTSPTSPKGHKSKTQPSGSAKTPLRPLSLSLTAGASYVARTAAVNPNQAKEIIAEAIEHDGFAHVDFLTQCPTWNKDARQYVPYIDVQESDDYDFDIHDRAEAAEMMRETEDVLNEGTVLTGRYYVEDDRPSYSQEKHAVGEMPDQPLAERYFDDDAEWERSYDLLERHT
- a CDS encoding LolA family protein, with product MRLTRRGVVALGAGVLPAATAGCLRPSGADATTAAEIERELSDLDRPETMVGTVETTFDRDGTTSVIVDEITARASGETYVEGTSDDATFRNVDDGERAWFHDLERNRIAVLDSEMSGESHIEYIYGETTTYFDQLESQVREETTLDGRDVYLVRFDPPPDETVERSIGVLVGNTEFVIPLETEERETTELQETVERIDVWFDRETLFPVKQVVETDAVDYDAIYTSLSLNEPVADDLFALDPPDDALVEEHVFPYLDRYDTLADAEADAGVTMAEPTRLPERFARATAAVADYPYADDLREVSVRYAGDESVGESIRVGACNGPRPFDVAGEAVTVDGASGTVAESDLGTTVEWPCGERTYFVFTTASVERETALSVAESIDDDCE